DNA sequence from the Hoylesella buccalis ATCC 35310 genome:
AAGTTGTAGAGAACAAAATACGTTAAATAAACTAAAAATACAATTTTCTCATCATTTTATGTATGAAAGTGGGGAAATGTGGGGAAAAAGATGTATCTTTGACAACGAATATCGATATGCATATAAAGAGGTACACATGCGATTTTTAGGAAATATAGAAGCAAAGATAGACGCCAAGGGCAGAGTGTTCTTGCCGGCAACGTTCAGGAAAGTACTGCAAGGAGCAGGCGAAGAGAGCCTCGTTCTGCGGAAGGACGTGTTCCAATCGTGCCTCACCCTCTATCCTGAATCGGTATGGAACGCACAGTTAGACACCTTAAGAAGACGCCTTTCACGCTGGAATGCACAAGAACAGCTCATCTTCCGTCAGTTTGTTTCCGACGTTGAGCTGTTGTCACTCGACGCCAATGGACGTTTATTGATACCGAAGCGTTACCTAAAAATGGCAAATATCGAACAAGCTGTGAAATTCATTGGCATGGACGACACCATAGAGATGTGGTGCAACGACGTGACAGAGAAACCTTTCATGCAGCGGGAGGAGTTCGGCAAGGCCCTGCAAGAAATCATGAGTAAAAGCTCGGAGCCAACCAAAGAGACTGAATAAAAATGAGCATCAAGACAGCAGAAACATACCATGTGCCGGTTCTCTTACAAGAGAGCGTTGAGGGGTTGAACATCCAGCCCGATGGGATTTACGTGGATGTAACCTTCGGAGGCGGTGGCCACTCCATGCAGATTCTGCGCCAACTGGGGAAAAATGGCCACTTGTTCAGCTTCGATCAAGATCTGGATGCAGAGAAAAACATCCAACAAGCGGGCAATGAACTGCTGCGACAAGACAATTTTACGTTTGTACGTTCAAACTTCAGATATCTCAAGAACTGGATGCGATACTACGAAATAGAGCAGATTGACGGCCTGTTAGCTGACTTAGGCGTGTCCAGTCATCATTTTGATGACGAAAGTCGGGGGTTCTCTTTCCGCTTCGACGCACCGCTCGACATGCGCATGAACAAGACGGCAAGCATCACAGCTGCCGACATCGTGAACACATATAGCGAAGAACACCTTGCCGATGTGTTCTACCTCTATGGAGAATTGAAAAACGCTCGACGCATCGCATCGCTCCTGGTGAAAGCGCGAACCGAAGAGATGATTGTGACCACACAGGACTTCATTCAAGCCACAGCACCCCTATTCAAGAGAGAACGAGAAAAGAAAGACATGGCCAAGCTGTTCCAAGCCCTGCGCATCGAAGTGAATCACGAGATGGAAGCCTTAAAAGCAATGCTTGAAGGTGCCATGCAACTGCTCAAACCTGGAGGCAGATTGTCTGTCATTACCTACCATTCTTTGGAAGATCGGATTGTTAAAAACATGATGAAGGCAGGCAATGTGGAGGGAAAAATGACGCAGGACTTTTTCGGAAAGATAACAACTCCTTTCTCACTAATCAACAAAAAAGTGATTGTGCCAGCAGAGGATGAGCAGCAACGAAACCCAAGAAGCAGAAGTGCGAAGTTAAGAATCGCTGAAAAGAAGTAATGAAAAAAGAAGATATAGACAAAGAATCAAAACCCATCTTGTCGGTTTCAGAAGGAAAACAACCAGAAGAATCTGCGAACAACCAAAAGGAAGTTGCAGATGAGGGTCCTACACTCAAGGAAGTAATCCTAGAGCAAGCCAGAGAAGGAGAGGCTCCACTGTCCAAGAATTTCACATTGAAGAAGATTCTTGGTGGAGACATTTTGACTACTTCCACCATCCGCAAGCAAATCTGGGTCGTAGTGCTCATCACTTTTTTCATCATCATCTACATTTCAAACCGATACAGCGTACAGCAACACCTCATTGAAATTGACCAGTTACAGAAAGAGTTGCAAGATGCCAGATACAAAGCACTGTCTACCAGTAGTCAACTGACGGAAAAGAGCAGAGAGAGCAATGTGCTCGAAATGTTAAAGAACAATAAGGACAGCGTCCTCAAAATAGCAAACCAACCACCTTACATCATCACCGTTCCTGCAGAATGAATAAGTTTGATTATAAAAAGATAATGCCTCGCTACAGTGCCCTCGCCATCATGATGACACTGATAGCACTTGCCGTGGTTGGTAAAACAATCTACATCATGACAGCCAAGCGCGACTATTGGACCAAAGTGGCCAATCGCGTAAAGCGCGACAGCGTAGACATCAAACCTATGCGAGGCAACATTCTTAGCAGCAATGGTGAACTCATGGCAAGTTCATTACCCGAGTTCAAGGTGTACATGGACTTCAAAACCTTGCATGAGTCAAAAACCGACACGCTATGGGATGAGAAGATTGACTCTATCTGTCAAGGTCTGGCAACCATCTTTCCAGAAAAGCCTGCCAGTGCATTCAGAGCCGAGTTGGAAGAGGGAAGGAAGAAACAAAGCCGCCATTGGCCCATTTGGAAAAAGCGCATCGACTACAACACTTTCACAGATGTGAAAGCGTTGCCGTTGTTCAATCTTTCTAAATATTCCAGTGGTTTCCACTACGAAGAATTCAATGCGCGACAACGCCCCTATGGTTCGCTTGCTGGAAGAACCGTGGGTGCCATGTATGGAGCTAAAGACACGGCGCGGTTTGGACTTGAGTTGTCCTACGATTCCATCCTCCGTGGGAAGAATGGCATCGTGCACCGTCGCAAGGTGCTCAACAAGTTTCTTGACATCATGGACACACCTCCTGTCGATGGAGCAGACATTGTCACAACCATTGACGTTGGCATGCAAGACCTTGCTGAAAGAGCTGTCATCAACGAGTTGAAGAAAATCAACGGAAATGTTGGCGTGGCACTGGTCATGGAGGTGGCTACTGGCGACATCAAGGCCATCGTCAACATGGAGAAATGCTTTGATGGTGAATACCGAGAAGTAAAGAATCATGCCGTCAGCGACTTGCTGGAACCAGGATCTGTGTTTAAAGTTGCCTCGATTATGACAGCACTTGATGACGGCGTTGTAGACACCACGGCCAGAGTAGAGACTGCTGGTGGCGTTTGGCCGATGTATGGCAGACACATGAAAGACCACAACTGGCGTAGGGGCGGCTATGGTTTGTTAACGCTTCCACAGACTCTTTTATACAGTTCCAACATCGGTGTTAGTCGCATTATCGATGACAACTATAAAGATAATCCCGAGAAATTCGTGCGGGGAATCTATCGAACGGGGCTGGCTGACAACCTAAATATTCCGCTCGTTGGTTCATCTCCTGCCGTCATCCGGCTGCCTAAGAAAAACAAACGCGGCCAATGGCTCAACTGGAGCAAGACTGCTTTGCCCTGGATGAGCATCGGTTACGAAACGCAAATTCCACCTATTTCCATGATCACGTTTTACAATGCCATCGCCAACAACGGCAAGATGATGCAACCGCGCTTTGTAAAAAAGGTGGTAAAAAATGGAGAAGTGTTAATAGAGTTCCCGCCCAAGGTACTCCGTTCACAGATATGCAAGCCCAAAACGCTAGGCGAAATTCAAACAATTCTTGAACATGTAGTCAGCCAAGGATTGGGTAAGAAAGCCGGATCGCCATCCTTCAAGGTGGCCGGCAAAACTGGTACGGCACAAATTTCACAAGGTTCGGGTGGATATAAGGTTGGACGAACCAACTACTTGCTGAGCTTTGCCGGCTATTTCCCCGCCGACAAGCCTCGCTACAGCTGCATCGTTTGCATCCAGAAGTCTGGACTTCCCGCATCAGGGGGTGGCATGAGCGGTGTCGTGTTTCATCACATTTCAGAGGGAATTATGGCTCAAGACCTCAAACTTGACGTAAAAGACGCCAAAGATTCCACATCGATTTTGTTGCCAGATGTAAAAAATGGCAATGTCCTCGCAGCCAACTATGTGCTCAGTCATTTGGGAATTAATGCCAATCAAGATTGGTCAGGCTCATACACCAAGGGCAATCCCATCTGGGGTTCAGCTGAAATACAGAACAACACGGTTGTCAAACTCAGGAAAGTAAAGGTACATGGCCACAAGTTCATCCCCAATGTTGAGGGAATGGGTGCACGTGATGCCGTCTACATCTTGGAGAGCAGAGGCGTAAAAGTCAAGCTCGACGGACGTGGAAAGGTTATCAGTCAGAGTCTGGAACCAGGCCATAGCATCAAGAAAGGCGATGTATGTCACCTGACATTGCAATAAATTTAGCAATACACCACAGTAACATTTATAAGAAATTACCTATATGACATTCAGTGAATTGATTAAAGGCATCAAGACATCTGCCATCATCGGCGAAGCCAATGTCAACATCACAGGCGTGGAAATCGACTCCCGCAAAGTAAAAGAGGGCAACCTGTTCGTAGCCATCAAGGGCACTCAGGTAGACGGGCATCAATACATACCCAAAGCGATAGAGCTGGGAGCCGCCGCTATCTTATGTGAAGAAGCGCCACAACAGCCACAACCAAACGTCACCTACGCTGTGGTGAAATCGACAGAAGATGAAGTAGGGAAAGTTGCCACTCGCTTTTTTGGCGACCCATCCAAACACCTCAAGCTGGTAGGTGTCACAGGTACCAACGGAAAGACCACCGTTGCCACCTTATTATATAATCTATTTAGAAAGTTGGGACATAAGTGTGGACTGCTTTCTACGGTCTGCAATTTTATCGAAGGGCAGGAGATTCCTGCCGACCACACCACCCCCGATCCTATAGAACTCAACGAATTGTTAGCCAAGATGCTGGCTGCCGGCTGCGAATATGTATTCATGGAGTGTTCGTCACACGCCATTGCACAGAAGCGAATCGGCGGACTTACCTTCACGGGAGGCATCTTCACCAACCTTACACGCGACCATTTGGATTATCACAAAACCTTCGAGAACTACCGCAACGCCAAGAAATCATTCTTTGACAGCCTACCCAAGTCGGCTTTTGCCATCACCAACGCTGATGACAAGAACGGCATGGTGATGGTGCAGAACACCAAAGCCAGCGTTAAGACCTACTCCATCCAGTCGATGGCCGACTTCAAAGCGCGCATCATCGAATGCCATTTTCAGGGAATGTACCTGGAGATTGACGGTCAGGAGGTTGGTGTACAGTTCACGGGCAAGTTCAATGTCAGCAACCTGCTGGCCGTTTACGGTGCCGCACGCATGCTGGGCAAGCAACGCGAAGAAACACTCATCGCCATGAGCACCCTGCACACCGTCAACGGGCGCATGGACACGTTACAGTCGCCCGAAGGGTTTACGGCCATCGTAGACTACGCTCATACGCCCGACGCATTGAAGAACGTGCTGTTGGCCATACACGAAGTCGACGGCAAGGGGCATATCATCACCGTTTGTGGTGCCGGTGGCAACCGTGACAAGGGCAAACGTCCACTCATGGCGAAGCAGGCTGTGCAGCTCAGTGACAAGGTTATCATCACCAGTGACAACCCTCGTTTTGAAGATCCACAAGACATCATCAACGACATGTTGGCGGGTTTGGATGCGCAAGACCTGAAAAAGGTACTGACCATCGCAGACCGTAAGGAGGCCATCCGCACGGCCTGCATGCTGGCACAGAAGCAAGACGTGATTCTTGTTGCAGGAAAAGGACACGAAACGTATCAGGAAATCAAGGGCGTGAAACATCATTTTGACGACAAGGAAGTGCTGCGCGACATTTTTGCCCAGTAACATCGTCATTGAACAACAAAATAAACAGCACACAGCATGTTATACTATCTTTTCAGATTCTTAGAACAATACGGCATCTCGGGAGCTCATGTCTGGGGTTACATCTCCTTCAGAGCCCTGCTTGCCCTCATCTTCTCACTGGTCATCTCGGCCTGGTTTGGTGAGCGATTCATCAAGTACCTGCGCAAAAAACAAATTACCGAGACGCAGCGCGACGCCTCCATCGACCCCTTTGGCGTCAACAAAATTGGCGTTCCTTCCATGGGTGGCGTCATCATCATTGCCGCCATTATCATCCCCGTGCTGTTTCTGGGCCGACTCAGAAACATCTACCTCATCCTCATGATCGTGACAACGCTTTGGCTGGGGTTCCTCGGCGGCATGGACGATTACATCAAGATATTCCGCAAAAATAAAGAAGGACTGAAAGGAAAATACAAGATTGTGGGACAGGTAGGCATCGGATTGATAGTCGGACTGGTACTTTGGTCGTCGCCAGACGTCAAGATTAACGAAAATTTAGCTATCGAGCAGCAAGGAAAGGAGATGGTTATTAAGCACCGAACTGATGCGCGCAAGTCGCTCAAAACCACCATTCCGTTTGTCAAAGGGCACAACTTGGATTATTCGGGCGTGATGCGTTGGTGTGGCAAATACAAGACAGCGGCCGGTTGGATATTGTTTGTCGTGATGACCATCATCGTGGTGACGGCGGTTTCGAATGGTGCCAACCTCAACGATGGCATGGATGGCATGTGCGCAGGCAACTCGGCCATCATCGGCGTGGCATTGGGCATCCTGGCCTATGTCAGTTCGCACATCCAGTTTGCCTCGTACCTCAACATCATGTACATACCGGGGTCGCAAGAGCTGGTGGTGTTCATGTGTGCCTTCGTGGGTGCCCTCATCGGTTTCTTGTGGTACAACGCCTATCCCGCGCAGGTGTTCATGGGCGACACGGGCTCGCTGACCATCGGTGGCATCATTGGCGTTTGCGCGGTGATTATTCATAAAGAACTGTTGCTGCCCATCCTTTGCGGCATCTTCTTTGTGGAGAGTGTGAGCGTTATGTTGCAAGTATATTATTACAAAATGGGCAAACGCAAAGGGGTGAAGCAACGCATCTTCAAACGCACGCCCATCCATGACAACTTCCGCACGCAGGATTCGCAACTGGATCCTGACTGCAAATACCTCATCAGAAAACCACATTCGGCCGTACACGAGTCGAAAATCACCATTCGCTTTTGGATCATCACCATCATCCTGGCAACCATGACCATTATCACACTGAAAGTGAGATAGTTACAAACTCATGGAGATTGGAGGCCAAAGTCATGGAGATTGGAGCCTAAAGTCATGGAGATTGGAGGCCAAAGTCAATGACTTTGTACAAGCAACCATAACAACAGCCAAATTAGCGGGTGCAAGTAAATAAGAAAAAGGAGTACAAAACATGAAAAGAATAGTTATTCTCGGAGCAGCAGAGAGTGGAGTTGGAGCTGCCATCTTAGCCCAAAAAGAAGGCTTCGACGTTTTTGTTTCTGACATGGGTGAAATCAAAGACAAATACAAGAAGACGCTGGATGAACACAACATTAGATGGGAAGAAAAGCAACACACCCCCGAACTTATTCTGAATGCTGACGAAATCATCAAGAGCCCGGGCATCCCGAAAGAGGCTCCGATGGTACAGAAGGCCATGGCAAAGGGCATCAGCATCATCAGCGAGATAGAGTTTGCCGGGCGTTACACCCACTCGAAGATGATTTGCATCACGGGCAGCAATGGCAAAACCACCACCACGTCGCTGATTTACCACATCTTCAAGTCGGCTGGCTACGATGCCGGACTGGCTGGCAACATCGGGCGCAGTCTGGCACTGCAGGTGGCCGAGGACCCGCACGAGTACTACATCATCGAGCTAAGCTCGTTCCAGTTGGACAACATGTATAAGTTCAAGGCCGACATCGCCATCCTGCTGAACATCACTCCCGACCACTTGGACCGCTACGACAACTGCATGCAGAACTATGTGGATGCGAAGATGCGCATCATACAGAACCAAACCGCGCAAGACAGCTTTATCTATTGGAACGACGACCCCATCATCAAGCGCGAGCTGAAGAAGTATGACATCAAAGCCGTGCAATGCCCCTTCTCTGAATTAAAGGAGAAAGGCTCCATAGGATACATCGAAGAGGGCGAGTACACCATTGAGAAGCCTACACCATTCAATATGGAACAGGAGGCACTGGCACTCACTGGCAAGCACAACATCTACAACTCGCTGGCCGCAGGCATCGCCACCGACATCGCAGGCATCAGGAACGAGGTCATCAGAAAGAGCCTCAGCGACTTCCCGGGCGTGGAACATCGTCTGGAAAAGGTGTGTAAGGTGGGCGGCGTACAGTACATCAACGACTCGAAGGCCACCAATGTGGATGCCTGTTGGTATGCGCTGGAAAGCATGAGAACGCCCACCATTCTCATTCTGGGCGGTAAGGATAAGGGAAACGACTATGGCCCAATCAAAGATTTGGTGAAAGAAAAGTGCGTTGCTCTGGTGTATCTCGGAGCCGACAACAGCAAACTACACGACAATTTCGACAACTTGGGCATTCCAGTTCGCGACACCCACTCGATGAAAGACTGCGTGGCGGCATGCTACGACTTAGCAAAACCGGGCGACACGGTGCTGCTCAGTCCTTGTTGCGCCAGCTTCGATTTGTTCAAAAACATGGAAGATCGGGGCGACCAGTTTAAAACTTTGGTAAGAAATCTGTAATGGACAAGACGTTAGGAAATATCTTCAAGGGAGACAAGGTCATCTGGATGGTCTTCTTCTTTCTCTGCATCATTTCGGTCATCGAGGTGTATTCGGCCTCTGCCGGACTGACTTACAAGGGTGGACACTATTGGGCTCCCATCGTGAAGCACACGGGCATTCTACTGGTGGGCGTGTTTGCCATGGTGGTAACCCTCAACATCAAGTGCAAGTATTTCAAGATTGTAACCCCCTTCCTACTACTCATAGCCGTCGTCACGCTGATAACGGTTTTACTGGCAGGGCAGTCTACTAATGGTGCCCAGCGATGGATTAGCATCGTAGGCATACAGTTTCAGCCCTCCGAGATTGCCAAAGGCGCGTTGGTACTGGCCACAGCGCAGATACTAAGTGCCATGCAAACCGAGCATGGGGCCGACAAAAACGCCTTTAAATACATTCTCATCGTGAGTGCATTCATCATTCCGCTCATCATGGTAGAGAATCTTTCTACGGCCATGCTGCTGTGCATGGTCATCTTCATGATGATGATCATCGGTCGGGTACCCGGCAAAATCCTTGGGAAAGCATTGGGGGTGGTCACATTGTTGATTCTAACCATCTTCACACTGGTGATGGTTGTGGGGAAAGACCATGAGAAGGAAAACGCCAACCCAAACCATATTGAACAGGTTGCCGTGGCGGAACAAAAGAAAGATCCCAGCATGTTTGGCTCTGTGTTCCACCGCTTTGACACCTGGAAAGGGCGCATCGACCGATTCATAGCAGGCAAGGAGACCTCTCCAGAGGAATTCGATTTGGATAAAGACG
Encoded proteins:
- the rsmH gene encoding 16S rRNA (cytosine(1402)-N(4))-methyltransferase RsmH; translation: MSIKTAETYHVPVLLQESVEGLNIQPDGIYVDVTFGGGGHSMQILRQLGKNGHLFSFDQDLDAEKNIQQAGNELLRQDNFTFVRSNFRYLKNWMRYYEIEQIDGLLADLGVSSHHFDDESRGFSFRFDAPLDMRMNKTASITAADIVNTYSEEHLADVFYLYGELKNARRIASLLVKARTEEMIVTTQDFIQATAPLFKREREKKDMAKLFQALRIEVNHEMEALKAMLEGAMQLLKPGGRLSVITYHSLEDRIVKNMMKAGNVEGKMTQDFFGKITTPFSLINKKVIVPAEDEQQRNPRSRSAKLRIAEKK
- a CDS encoding penicillin-binding protein; this translates as MNKFDYKKIMPRYSALAIMMTLIALAVVGKTIYIMTAKRDYWTKVANRVKRDSVDIKPMRGNILSSNGELMASSLPEFKVYMDFKTLHESKTDTLWDEKIDSICQGLATIFPEKPASAFRAELEEGRKKQSRHWPIWKKRIDYNTFTDVKALPLFNLSKYSSGFHYEEFNARQRPYGSLAGRTVGAMYGAKDTARFGLELSYDSILRGKNGIVHRRKVLNKFLDIMDTPPVDGADIVTTIDVGMQDLAERAVINELKKINGNVGVALVMEVATGDIKAIVNMEKCFDGEYREVKNHAVSDLLEPGSVFKVASIMTALDDGVVDTTARVETAGGVWPMYGRHMKDHNWRRGGYGLLTLPQTLLYSSNIGVSRIIDDNYKDNPEKFVRGIYRTGLADNLNIPLVGSSPAVIRLPKKNKRGQWLNWSKTALPWMSIGYETQIPPISMITFYNAIANNGKMMQPRFVKKVVKNGEVLIEFPPKVLRSQICKPKTLGEIQTILEHVVSQGLGKKAGSPSFKVAGKTGTAQISQGSGGYKVGRTNYLLSFAGYFPADKPRYSCIVCIQKSGLPASGGGMSGVVFHHISEGIMAQDLKLDVKDAKDSTSILLPDVKNGNVLAANYVLSHLGINANQDWSGSYTKGNPIWGSAEIQNNTVVKLRKVKVHGHKFIPNVEGMGARDAVYILESRGVKVKLDGRGKVISQSLEPGHSIKKGDVCHLTLQ
- a CDS encoding UDP-N-acetylmuramoyl-L-alanyl-D-glutamate--2,6-diaminopimelate ligase — translated: MTFSELIKGIKTSAIIGEANVNITGVEIDSRKVKEGNLFVAIKGTQVDGHQYIPKAIELGAAAILCEEAPQQPQPNVTYAVVKSTEDEVGKVATRFFGDPSKHLKLVGVTGTNGKTTVATLLYNLFRKLGHKCGLLSTVCNFIEGQEIPADHTTPDPIELNELLAKMLAAGCEYVFMECSSHAIAQKRIGGLTFTGGIFTNLTRDHLDYHKTFENYRNAKKSFFDSLPKSAFAITNADDKNGMVMVQNTKASVKTYSIQSMADFKARIIECHFQGMYLEIDGQEVGVQFTGKFNVSNLLAVYGAARMLGKQREETLIAMSTLHTVNGRMDTLQSPEGFTAIVDYAHTPDALKNVLLAIHEVDGKGHIITVCGAGGNRDKGKRPLMAKQAVQLSDKVIITSDNPRFEDPQDIINDMLAGLDAQDLKKVLTIADRKEAIRTACMLAQKQDVILVAGKGHETYQEIKGVKHHFDDKEVLRDIFAQ
- a CDS encoding phospho-N-acetylmuramoyl-pentapeptide-transferase — encoded protein: MLYYLFRFLEQYGISGAHVWGYISFRALLALIFSLVISAWFGERFIKYLRKKQITETQRDASIDPFGVNKIGVPSMGGVIIIAAIIIPVLFLGRLRNIYLILMIVTTLWLGFLGGMDDYIKIFRKNKEGLKGKYKIVGQVGIGLIVGLVLWSSPDVKINENLAIEQQGKEMVIKHRTDARKSLKTTIPFVKGHNLDYSGVMRWCGKYKTAAGWILFVVMTIIVVTAVSNGANLNDGMDGMCAGNSAIIGVALGILAYVSSHIQFASYLNIMYIPGSQELVVFMCAFVGALIGFLWYNAYPAQVFMGDTGSLTIGGIIGVCAVIIHKELLLPILCGIFFVESVSVMLQVYYYKMGKRKGVKQRIFKRTPIHDNFRTQDSQLDPDCKYLIRKPHSAVHESKITIRFWIITIILATMTIITLKVR
- the mraZ gene encoding division/cell wall cluster transcriptional repressor MraZ, coding for MRFLGNIEAKIDAKGRVFLPATFRKVLQGAGEESLVLRKDVFQSCLTLYPESVWNAQLDTLRRRLSRWNAQEQLIFRQFVSDVELLSLDANGRLLIPKRYLKMANIEQAVKFIGMDDTIEMWCNDVTEKPFMQREEFGKALQEIMSKSSEPTKETE
- a CDS encoding FtsL-like putative cell division protein, with product MKKEDIDKESKPILSVSEGKQPEESANNQKEVADEGPTLKEVILEQAREGEAPLSKNFTLKKILGGDILTTSTIRKQIWVVVLITFFIIIYISNRYSVQQHLIEIDQLQKELQDARYKALSTSSQLTEKSRESNVLEMLKNNKDSVLKIANQPPYIITVPAE
- a CDS encoding FtsW/RodA/SpoVE family cell cycle protein, which produces MDKTLGNIFKGDKVIWMVFFFLCIISVIEVYSASAGLTYKGGHYWAPIVKHTGILLVGVFAMVVTLNIKCKYFKIVTPFLLLIAVVTLITVLLAGQSTNGAQRWISIVGIQFQPSEIAKGALVLATAQILSAMQTEHGADKNAFKYILIVSAFIIPLIMVENLSTAMLLCMVIFMMMIIGRVPGKILGKALGVVTLLILTIFTLVMVVGKDHEKENANPNHIEQVAVAEQKKDPSMFGSVFHRFDTWKGRIDRFIAGKETSPEEFDLDKDAQIGHANIAIVSSNFIGKGPGNSVERDFLSQAFSDFIYAIIIEEMGIFGGFFVAMLYIILLFRTGRIANRCENNFPAFLAMGLALLLVTQALFNMCVAVGLAPVTGQPLPLVSKGGTSTIINCVYIGAILSVSRSAKKKADADSEEVMSEKLATA
- the murD gene encoding UDP-N-acetylmuramoyl-L-alanine--D-glutamate ligase, which gives rise to MKRIVILGAAESGVGAAILAQKEGFDVFVSDMGEIKDKYKKTLDEHNIRWEEKQHTPELILNADEIIKSPGIPKEAPMVQKAMAKGISIISEIEFAGRYTHSKMICITGSNGKTTTTSLIYHIFKSAGYDAGLAGNIGRSLALQVAEDPHEYYIIELSSFQLDNMYKFKADIAILLNITPDHLDRYDNCMQNYVDAKMRIIQNQTAQDSFIYWNDDPIIKRELKKYDIKAVQCPFSELKEKGSIGYIEEGEYTIEKPTPFNMEQEALALTGKHNIYNSLAAGIATDIAGIRNEVIRKSLSDFPGVEHRLEKVCKVGGVQYINDSKATNVDACWYALESMRTPTILILGGKDKGNDYGPIKDLVKEKCVALVYLGADNSKLHDNFDNLGIPVRDTHSMKDCVAACYDLAKPGDTVLLSPCCASFDLFKNMEDRGDQFKTLVRNL